One segment of Mus caroli chromosome 6, CAROLI_EIJ_v1.1, whole genome shotgun sequence DNA contains the following:
- the Dctn1 gene encoding dynactin subunit 1 isoform X1: MAQSKRHMSSRTPSGSRMSTEASARPLRVGSRVEVIGKGHRGTVAYVGATLFATGKWVGVILDEAKGKNDGTVQGRKYFTCDEGHGIFVRQSQIQVFEDGADTTSPETPDSSASKVLKREGADAAAKTSKLRGLKPKKAPTARKTTTRRPKPTRPASTGVAGPSSSLGPSGSASAGELSSSEPSTPAQTPLAAPIIPTPALTSPGAAPPLPSPSKEEEGLRAQVRDLEEKLETLRLKRSEDKAKLKELEKHKIQLEQVQEWKSKMQEQQADLQRRLKEARKEAKEALEAKERYMEEMADTADAIEMATLDKEMAEERAESLQQEVEALKERVDELTTDLEILKAEIEEKGSDGAASSYQLKQLEEQNARLKDALVRMRDLSSSEKQEHVKLQKLMEKKNQELEVVRQQRERLQEELSQAESTIDELKEQVDAALGAEEMVEMLTDRNLNLEEKVRELRETVGDLEAMNEMNDELQENARETELELREQLDMAGARVREAQKRVEAAQETVADYQQTIKKYRQLTAHLQDVNRELTNQQEASVERQQQPPPETFDFKIKFAETKAHAKAIEMELRQMEVAQANRHMSLLTAFMPDSFLRPGGDHDCVLVLLLMPRLICKAELIRKQAQEKFDLSENCSERPGLRGAAGEQLSFAAGLVYSLSLLQATLHRYEHALSQCSVDVYKKVGSLYPEMSAHERSLDFLIELLHKDQLDETVNVEPLTKAIKYYQHLYSIHLAEQPEDSTMQLADHIKFTQSALDCMGVEVGRLRAFLQGGQEATDIALLLRDLETSCSDIRQFCKKIRRRMPGTDAPGIPAALAFGSQVSDTLLDCRKHLTWVVAVLQEVAAAAAQLIAPLAENEGLPVAALEELAFKASEQIYGSPSSSPYECLRQSCTILISTMNKLATAMQEGEYDAERPPSKPPPVELRAAALRAEITDAEGLGLKLEDRETVIKELKKSLKIKGEELSEANVRLSLLEKKLDSAAKDADERIEKVQTRLEETQTLLRKKEKDFEETMDALQADIDQLEAEKAELKQRLNSQSKRTIEGLRGPPPSGIATLVSGIAGEEQQRGGAPGQAPGALPGPGLVKDSPLLLQQISAMRLHISQLQHENSILRGAQMKASLAALPPLHVAKLSLPPHEGPGGNLVAGALYRKTSQLLEKLNQLSTHTHVVDITRSSPAAKSPSAQLMEQVAQLKSLSDTIEKLKDEVLKETVTQRPGATVPTDFATFPSSAFLRAKEEQQDDTVYMGKVTFSCAAGLGQRHRLVLTQEQLHQLHSRLIS, encoded by the exons ATGGCCCAGAGCAAGAGGCACATGTCCAGTCGG ACGCCGAGTGGCAGCAGGATGAGTACGGAGGCAAGCGCCCGGCCCCTGCGGGTTGGCTCCCGCGTGGAGGTGATTGGGAAGGGCCACCGAGGCACTGTGGCCTATGTTGGAGCCACACTCTTTGCCACTGGCAAATGGGTGGGCGTGATCCTGGATGAAGCAAAAGGCAAAAATGATGGCACTGTCCAGGGAAGGAAGTATTTCACATGTGATGAAGGCCACGGCATCTTTGTACGCCAGTCCCAG ATCCAAGTATTTGAAGATGGAGCAGATACTACTTCCCCGGagactcctgattcttctgcgTCAAAGGTCCTCAAGAGAG AGGGAGCTGATGCAGCTGCAAAGACCAGCAAACTG CGGGGACTGAAGCCTAAGAAG GCACCGACAGCCCGAAAG ACCACAACTCGACGGCCCAAG CCTACTCGCCCAGCCAGCACTGGGGTGGCTGGGCCCAGTAGCTCCCTTGGCCCCTCTGGCTCAGCATCAGCCGGGGAACTGAGCAGCAGTGAGCCCAGCACCCCAGCTCAGACTCCACTGGCAGCACCCATCATCCCCACACCGGCCCTCACCTCTCCTGGAGCAGCAcccccacttccttctccctctaAG gaagaggaagggctGAGGGCTCAGGTACGGGACCTGGAGGAGAAGCTGGAGACCCTGCGCCTAAAACGCTCAGAAGACAAAGCAAAGCTGAAAGAGCTGGAGAAGCACAAGATCCAGCTGGAGCAGGTGCAGGAATGGAAGAGCAAAATGCAGGAGCAGCAGGCAGACCTGCAGCGGCGCCTCAAGGAGGCTCGGAAG GAAGCCAAGGAGGCACTAGAGGCAAAGGAACGCTACATGGAGGAGATGGCCGACACAGCCGACGCTATCGAGATGGCCACTCTGGACAAGGAGATGGCCGAAGAGCGTGCTGAGTCTCTGCAGCAAGAGGTGGAGGCACTGAAGGAAAGGGTAGACGAGCTCACCACGGACCTGGAGATTCTCAAGGCTGAAATCGAAGAGAAAG GCTCCGATGGAGCTGCATCAAGCTACCAGCTCAAGCAGCTGGAGGAGCAGAATGCCCGCCTGAAGGACGCCCTGGTGAG GATGCGAGACCTCTCTTCTTCAGAGAAGCAGGAACACGTGAAGCTGCAGAAACTCATGGAAAAGAAGAACCAGGAGCTGGAGGTTGTGCGGCAGCAGCGCGAGCGtcttcaggaggagctgagccaGGCAGAGAGTACCATCGATGAGCTCAAAGAGCAG GTGGACGCCGCTCTGGGAGCCGAGGAGATGGTGGAGATGCTGACCGACCGGAACCTGAATCTAGAGGAGAAAGTGCGGGAGTTACGGGAGACTGTGGGGGACTTG GAAGCCATGAATGAGATGAACGATGAGCTGCAGGAGAACGCACGGGAGACGGAGCTGGAGCTCCGAGAGCAGCTGGACATGGCGGGCGCCCGAGTGAGGGAAGCGCAGAAGCGAGTGGAAGCCGCCCAGGAGACAGTTGCCGACTACCAGCAGACCATCAAGAAGTACCGCCAGTTGACTGCCCACCTACAG GATGTCAACCGGGAGCTGACAAACCAGCAGGAAGCGTCTGTAGAGAggcagcagcagccgccgccaGAGACTTTTGATTTCAAAATCAAGTTTGCTGAGACCAAGGCTCATGCCAAG GCCATTGAGATGGAGTTGAGACAGATGGAAGTTGCCCAGGCCAACCGGCACATGTCCCTGCTGACAGCCTTTATGCCTGACAGCTTCCTTCGGCCAGGTGGAGACCACGACTGTGTCCTGGTGCTGCTGCTCATGCCCCGACTTATTTGCAAG GCAGAGCTCATTCGGAAACAGGCCCAGGAGAAATTTGACCTGAGCGAGAACTGTTCGGAGCGGCCTGGGCTTCGGGGAGCTGCCGGGGAGCAGCTGAGCTTTGCTGCTGGGCTGGTGTACTCGCTGAGTCTGCTGCAGGCCACGCTGCACCGCTATGAGCA TGCCCTCTCTCAGTGCAGTGTGGACGTGTATAAGAAGGTCGGCAGCCTGTACCCCGAGATGAGCGCCCATGAGCGCTCCTTAGATTTCCTCATTGAGCTGCTGCACAAGGACCAGCTGGATGAGACTGTCAACGTGGAGCCCCTCACCAAGGCCATCAAGTACTACCAG CATCTGTACAGCATCCACCTCGCTGAACAACCCGAGGACTCCACCATGCAGCTGGCTGACCACATCAAG TTCACCCAGAGTGCCCTGGACTGCATGGGCGTGGAGGTGGGGCGGCTGCGTGCCTTCTTGCAG GGTGGACAGGAGGCCACAGATATTGCCCTTCTTCTCCGAGACCTGGAAACATCATGCAGTGACATCCGTCAGTTCTGCAAGAAGATCCGAAGGCGGATGCCGGGGACTGATGCTCCTGGGATCCCAGCAGCGCTGGCCTTTGGCTCACAG GTATCCGACACACTCCTCGACTGCAGGAAGCACTTGACATGGGTGGTAGCTGTTCTGCAGGAGGTGGCAGCTGCAGCCGCCCAGCTTATTGCCCCCTTGGCAGAGAATGAGGGGCTGCCCGTGGCTGCACTGGAGGAGCTGGCCTTCAAAGCAAGCGAGCAG ATCTACGGGAGCCCCTCCAGCAGCCCCTATGAGTGTCTACGCCAGTCATGCACCATCCTCATCAGCACGATGAACAAGCTGGCCACAGCCATGCAAGAAGGCGAGTATGACGCAGAGCGACCCCCGAGCAAG CCTCCTCCAGTTGAACTTCGGGCTGCAGCCCTGCGTGCAGAGATCACAGATGCTGAAGGTCTGGGTTTGAAACTTGAGGATCGAGAGACAGTTATCAAGGAGTTAAAGAAGTCACTCAAGATTAAG GGAGAGGAGCTGAGTGAGGCCAACGTGCGGCTCAGCCTCCTGGAGAAGAAGTTGGACAGCGCTGCCAAGGATGCAGACGAGCGAATCGAGAAAGTTCAGACACGGCTGGAGGAGACTCAGACCCTGCTGCGGAAGAAGGAGAA AGACTTTGAGGAGACAATGGACGCGCTCCAGGCTGACATCGACCAGctggaggcagagaaggcagagctcAAGCAGCGCCTGAACAGCCAGTCCAAGCGCACAATTGAGGGGCTCCGGGGCCCCCCTCCGTCAGGCATTGCTACCCTGGTCTCTGGCATCGCTGGTG AGGAACAACAGCGAG GGGGCGCTCCTGGACAGGCTCCGGGCGCCTTGCCAGGCCCGGGGCTGGTGAAGGACTCCCCACTGCTGCTTCAGCAGATCTCTGCTATGAGGCTACACATCTCTCAGCTCCAGCATGAGAACAGCATCCTCAGA GGAGCCCAGATGAAGGCGTCCTTGGCAGCTCTGCCCCCTCTGCATGTTGCAAAGCTTTCCCTCCCACCCCATGAGGGCCCCGGTGGTAACCTAGTGGCTGGGGCACTGTACCGCAAGACCAGCCAGCTCCTGGAGAAACTAAACCAGCTGAGTACCCACACCCACGTGGTGGATATCACTCGGAGCAGCCCAG CTGCCAAGAGCCCGTCAGCTCAGCTTATGGAACAAGTGGCCCAGCTCAAGTCCCTGAGTGACACCATTGAGAAGCTCAAG gatGAGGTCCTCAAGGAGACAGTGACTCAGCGCCCTGGAGCCACTGTGCCCACCGACTTTGCCACTTTCCCTTCATCTGCCTTCCTCAGG GCCAAGGAAGAGCAGCAAGATGACACAGTCTACATGGGCAAAGTGACCTTTTCATGCGCGGCAGGCCTAGGACAGCGACACCGCCTGGTGCTGACCCAGGAGCAGCTGCACCAACTTCACAGTCGCCTCATCTCCTAA
- the Dctn1 gene encoding dynactin subunit 1 isoform X2, with translation MAQSKRHMSSRTPSGSRMSTEASARPLRVGSRVEVIGKGHRGTVAYVGATLFATGKWVGVILDEAKGKNDGTVQGRKYFTCDEGHGIFVRQSQIQVFEDGADTTSPETPDSSASKVLKREGADAAAKTSKLRGLKPKKAPTARKTTTRRPKPTRPASTGVAGPSSSLGPSGSASAGELSSSEPSTPAQTPLAAPIIPTPALTSPGAAPPLPSPSKEEEGLRAQVRDLEEKLETLRLKRSEDKAKLKELEKHKIQLEQVQEWKSKMQEQQADLQRRLKEARKEAKEALEAKERYMEEMADTADAIEMATLDKEMAEERAESLQQEVEALKERVDELTTDLEILKAEIEEKGSDGAASSYQLKQLEEQNARLKDALVRMRDLSSSEKQEHVKLQKLMEKKNQELEVVRQQRERLQEELSQAESTIDELKEQVDAALGAEEMVEMLTDRNLNLEEKVRELRETVGDLEAMNEMNDELQENARETELELREQLDMAGARVREAQKRVEAAQETVADYQQTIKKYRQLTAHLQDVNRELTNQQEASVERQQQPPPETFDFKIKFAETKAHAKAIEMELRQMEVAQANRHMSLLTAFMPDSFLRPGGDHDCVLVLLLMPRLICKAELIRKQAQEKFDLSENCSERPGLRGAAGEQLSFAAGLVYSLSLLQATLHRYEHALSQCSVDVYKKVGSLYPEMSAHERSLDFLIELLHKDQLDETVNVEPLTKAIKYYQHLYSIHLAEQPEDSTMQLADHIKFTQSALDCMGVEVGRLRAFLQGGQEATDIALLLRDLETSCSDIRQFCKKIRRRMPGTDAPGIPAALAFGSQVSDTLLDCRKHLTWVVAVLQEVAAAAAQLIAPLAENEGLPVAALEELAFKASEQIYGSPSSSPYECLRQSCTILISTMNKLATAMQEGEYDAERPPSKPPPVELRAAALRAEITDAEGLGLKLEDRETVIKELKKSLKIKGEELSEANVRLSLLEKKLDSAAKDADERIEKVQTRLEETQTLLRKKEKDFEETMDALQADIDQLEAEKAELKQRLNSQSKRTIEGLRGPPPSGIATLVSGIAGGGAPGQAPGALPGPGLVKDSPLLLQQISAMRLHISQLQHENSILRGAQMKASLAALPPLHVAKLSLPPHEGPGGNLVAGALYRKTSQLLEKLNQLSTHTHVVDITRSSPAAKSPSAQLMEQVAQLKSLSDTIEKLKDEVLKETVTQRPGATVPTDFATFPSSAFLRAKEEQQDDTVYMGKVTFSCAAGLGQRHRLVLTQEQLHQLHSRLIS, from the exons ATGGCCCAGAGCAAGAGGCACATGTCCAGTCGG ACGCCGAGTGGCAGCAGGATGAGTACGGAGGCAAGCGCCCGGCCCCTGCGGGTTGGCTCCCGCGTGGAGGTGATTGGGAAGGGCCACCGAGGCACTGTGGCCTATGTTGGAGCCACACTCTTTGCCACTGGCAAATGGGTGGGCGTGATCCTGGATGAAGCAAAAGGCAAAAATGATGGCACTGTCCAGGGAAGGAAGTATTTCACATGTGATGAAGGCCACGGCATCTTTGTACGCCAGTCCCAG ATCCAAGTATTTGAAGATGGAGCAGATACTACTTCCCCGGagactcctgattcttctgcgTCAAAGGTCCTCAAGAGAG AGGGAGCTGATGCAGCTGCAAAGACCAGCAAACTG CGGGGACTGAAGCCTAAGAAG GCACCGACAGCCCGAAAG ACCACAACTCGACGGCCCAAG CCTACTCGCCCAGCCAGCACTGGGGTGGCTGGGCCCAGTAGCTCCCTTGGCCCCTCTGGCTCAGCATCAGCCGGGGAACTGAGCAGCAGTGAGCCCAGCACCCCAGCTCAGACTCCACTGGCAGCACCCATCATCCCCACACCGGCCCTCACCTCTCCTGGAGCAGCAcccccacttccttctccctctaAG gaagaggaagggctGAGGGCTCAGGTACGGGACCTGGAGGAGAAGCTGGAGACCCTGCGCCTAAAACGCTCAGAAGACAAAGCAAAGCTGAAAGAGCTGGAGAAGCACAAGATCCAGCTGGAGCAGGTGCAGGAATGGAAGAGCAAAATGCAGGAGCAGCAGGCAGACCTGCAGCGGCGCCTCAAGGAGGCTCGGAAG GAAGCCAAGGAGGCACTAGAGGCAAAGGAACGCTACATGGAGGAGATGGCCGACACAGCCGACGCTATCGAGATGGCCACTCTGGACAAGGAGATGGCCGAAGAGCGTGCTGAGTCTCTGCAGCAAGAGGTGGAGGCACTGAAGGAAAGGGTAGACGAGCTCACCACGGACCTGGAGATTCTCAAGGCTGAAATCGAAGAGAAAG GCTCCGATGGAGCTGCATCAAGCTACCAGCTCAAGCAGCTGGAGGAGCAGAATGCCCGCCTGAAGGACGCCCTGGTGAG GATGCGAGACCTCTCTTCTTCAGAGAAGCAGGAACACGTGAAGCTGCAGAAACTCATGGAAAAGAAGAACCAGGAGCTGGAGGTTGTGCGGCAGCAGCGCGAGCGtcttcaggaggagctgagccaGGCAGAGAGTACCATCGATGAGCTCAAAGAGCAG GTGGACGCCGCTCTGGGAGCCGAGGAGATGGTGGAGATGCTGACCGACCGGAACCTGAATCTAGAGGAGAAAGTGCGGGAGTTACGGGAGACTGTGGGGGACTTG GAAGCCATGAATGAGATGAACGATGAGCTGCAGGAGAACGCACGGGAGACGGAGCTGGAGCTCCGAGAGCAGCTGGACATGGCGGGCGCCCGAGTGAGGGAAGCGCAGAAGCGAGTGGAAGCCGCCCAGGAGACAGTTGCCGACTACCAGCAGACCATCAAGAAGTACCGCCAGTTGACTGCCCACCTACAG GATGTCAACCGGGAGCTGACAAACCAGCAGGAAGCGTCTGTAGAGAggcagcagcagccgccgccaGAGACTTTTGATTTCAAAATCAAGTTTGCTGAGACCAAGGCTCATGCCAAG GCCATTGAGATGGAGTTGAGACAGATGGAAGTTGCCCAGGCCAACCGGCACATGTCCCTGCTGACAGCCTTTATGCCTGACAGCTTCCTTCGGCCAGGTGGAGACCACGACTGTGTCCTGGTGCTGCTGCTCATGCCCCGACTTATTTGCAAG GCAGAGCTCATTCGGAAACAGGCCCAGGAGAAATTTGACCTGAGCGAGAACTGTTCGGAGCGGCCTGGGCTTCGGGGAGCTGCCGGGGAGCAGCTGAGCTTTGCTGCTGGGCTGGTGTACTCGCTGAGTCTGCTGCAGGCCACGCTGCACCGCTATGAGCA TGCCCTCTCTCAGTGCAGTGTGGACGTGTATAAGAAGGTCGGCAGCCTGTACCCCGAGATGAGCGCCCATGAGCGCTCCTTAGATTTCCTCATTGAGCTGCTGCACAAGGACCAGCTGGATGAGACTGTCAACGTGGAGCCCCTCACCAAGGCCATCAAGTACTACCAG CATCTGTACAGCATCCACCTCGCTGAACAACCCGAGGACTCCACCATGCAGCTGGCTGACCACATCAAG TTCACCCAGAGTGCCCTGGACTGCATGGGCGTGGAGGTGGGGCGGCTGCGTGCCTTCTTGCAG GGTGGACAGGAGGCCACAGATATTGCCCTTCTTCTCCGAGACCTGGAAACATCATGCAGTGACATCCGTCAGTTCTGCAAGAAGATCCGAAGGCGGATGCCGGGGACTGATGCTCCTGGGATCCCAGCAGCGCTGGCCTTTGGCTCACAG GTATCCGACACACTCCTCGACTGCAGGAAGCACTTGACATGGGTGGTAGCTGTTCTGCAGGAGGTGGCAGCTGCAGCCGCCCAGCTTATTGCCCCCTTGGCAGAGAATGAGGGGCTGCCCGTGGCTGCACTGGAGGAGCTGGCCTTCAAAGCAAGCGAGCAG ATCTACGGGAGCCCCTCCAGCAGCCCCTATGAGTGTCTACGCCAGTCATGCACCATCCTCATCAGCACGATGAACAAGCTGGCCACAGCCATGCAAGAAGGCGAGTATGACGCAGAGCGACCCCCGAGCAAG CCTCCTCCAGTTGAACTTCGGGCTGCAGCCCTGCGTGCAGAGATCACAGATGCTGAAGGTCTGGGTTTGAAACTTGAGGATCGAGAGACAGTTATCAAGGAGTTAAAGAAGTCACTCAAGATTAAG GGAGAGGAGCTGAGTGAGGCCAACGTGCGGCTCAGCCTCCTGGAGAAGAAGTTGGACAGCGCTGCCAAGGATGCAGACGAGCGAATCGAGAAAGTTCAGACACGGCTGGAGGAGACTCAGACCCTGCTGCGGAAGAAGGAGAA AGACTTTGAGGAGACAATGGACGCGCTCCAGGCTGACATCGACCAGctggaggcagagaaggcagagctcAAGCAGCGCCTGAACAGCCAGTCCAAGCGCACAATTGAGGGGCTCCGGGGCCCCCCTCCGTCAGGCATTGCTACCCTGGTCTCTGGCATCGCTGGTG GGGGCGCTCCTGGACAGGCTCCGGGCGCCTTGCCAGGCCCGGGGCTGGTGAAGGACTCCCCACTGCTGCTTCAGCAGATCTCTGCTATGAGGCTACACATCTCTCAGCTCCAGCATGAGAACAGCATCCTCAGA GGAGCCCAGATGAAGGCGTCCTTGGCAGCTCTGCCCCCTCTGCATGTTGCAAAGCTTTCCCTCCCACCCCATGAGGGCCCCGGTGGTAACCTAGTGGCTGGGGCACTGTACCGCAAGACCAGCCAGCTCCTGGAGAAACTAAACCAGCTGAGTACCCACACCCACGTGGTGGATATCACTCGGAGCAGCCCAG CTGCCAAGAGCCCGTCAGCTCAGCTTATGGAACAAGTGGCCCAGCTCAAGTCCCTGAGTGACACCATTGAGAAGCTCAAG gatGAGGTCCTCAAGGAGACAGTGACTCAGCGCCCTGGAGCCACTGTGCCCACCGACTTTGCCACTTTCCCTTCATCTGCCTTCCTCAGG GCCAAGGAAGAGCAGCAAGATGACACAGTCTACATGGGCAAAGTGACCTTTTCATGCGCGGCAGGCCTAGGACAGCGACACCGCCTGGTGCTGACCCAGGAGCAGCTGCACCAACTTCACAGTCGCCTCATCTCCTAA